In a genomic window of Lysobacterales bacterium:
- the pip gene encoding prolyl aminopeptidase, producing the protein MSVEHRLYPDIEPFDTGWLQVSPLHRIRYEQSGNPQGKPVVGLHGGPGAGASPRMRRFFDPARYRIVLFDQRGCGRSTPHAELAENTTWHLVDDIEALRSHLGIERWQVFGGSWGSTLALAYAQRHPSRVTELVLRGIFMLRRAELEWFYQRGADALFPDAWEDYVAAIPEVERGDLMGAYHRRLTGPDAEQRLAAAIAWTTWESRTSFLLPDPVHVAATQADAFALAFARIESHYFVNGGFFETDGQLLRDIDRIRHIPATIVQGRYDVVCPMRSAWDLHRAWPQAELRIVDDAGHSAFEPGIAGALVEATDRYARA; encoded by the coding sequence ATGAGCGTCGAGCACCGCCTGTACCCGGACATCGAGCCCTTCGACACCGGCTGGCTGCAGGTCTCGCCCCTCCATCGCATCCGTTACGAACAGAGCGGCAACCCGCAGGGCAAGCCGGTGGTCGGCCTGCATGGCGGTCCGGGCGCGGGCGCCTCGCCGCGCATGCGCCGCTTCTTCGATCCCGCCCGTTACCGCATCGTGCTGTTCGACCAGCGCGGCTGCGGGCGTTCGACGCCGCACGCCGAACTGGCCGAGAACACCACCTGGCACCTGGTCGACGACATCGAGGCGCTGCGCAGCCACCTGGGCATCGAGCGCTGGCAGGTGTTCGGCGGCTCCTGGGGGTCGACCCTGGCGCTGGCCTATGCGCAGCGCCATCCTTCGCGCGTCACCGAACTGGTCCTGCGCGGCATCTTCATGCTGCGTCGTGCCGAACTCGAGTGGTTCTACCAGCGCGGCGCCGACGCGCTTTTCCCGGACGCCTGGGAGGACTATGTCGCCGCGATCCCCGAGGTCGAGCGTGGCGATCTGATGGGCGCCTACCACCGGCGCCTGACCGGACCCGACGCGGAGCAACGACTGGCCGCGGCGATCGCCTGGACCACCTGGGAAAGCCGCACCAGCTTCCTGCTGCCCGATCCCGTGCATGTCGCCGCCACCCAGGCCGACGCCTTCGCCCTGGCCTTCGCTCGCATCGAGAGCCACTACTTCGTCAACGGCGGCTTCTTCGAGACCGACGGCCAGCTGCTGCGCGACATCGACCGCATCCGCCACATCCCCGCCACCATCGTGCAGGGCCGCTACGATGTGGTCTGCCCGATGCGCTCGGCCTGGGACCTGCACCGGGCCTGGCCGCAGGCCGAGCTGCGCATCGTCGACGATGCCGGCCACTCGGCGTTCGAGCCGGGTATCGCCGGCGCCCTGGTCGAGGCCACCGACCGCTACGCGCGCGCCTGA